The Pantoea eucalypti sequence CAACTGATGCAGTGTGCACAGGTCGGGCTGGGGTTGCTGGTGTCGCCGGTTGGTCACCTGCTGCCCGCTTCACTGCAGGGACTGCAGCAGCGCGCCATTACGCTGCCGCCGATGGCACGTCAGGCGGCACTGGTGATAGCCGAACCTGGCCGTGCCACACCGCTGGCACAGCACTTTTTCGACGAAGCGCGTGGTCTGCTGCCGGTATAACGCAGTTACTTCGCCTCGCCCAGCGCGTAAAACAGGCGGCTGTTCCAGTTGCCTAGCGCAACACGCTGTATTAGCGCGAACAACGCTTCAGCCTCCCAGCCTGCCTCCATCAGCGGTTGCAGGTGGGCGGCGCTGAATCGCTCAGGTGACCGGGTCAGCTGTACCGACAGCGCAATAATCAGCTGTTCTTCACCTTTTGACGCCGTCTCCTCCACACCCTCAATCAGGATGTCGTTCCCGTCCAGCAGCCGGAACGCCCAGCGACTGCCCAGAATACGCGCAGCGGTTGCCTCGGCCAGCGTATCCTCCTGAGAAAGATGCTGACACAGCTGCGCCCAGCCATAGAGCGCCGAGGGATCATGGGCCAGCAGCCATACCGCCTCCTGCATGCCGGGCAGAGACTGACAGCGGGTAACGGCAGCGAGCTGCTCAGCACTGGCATAGCGCAACTCCAGCGGTTTCAGCACGGGCTGCCAGCGGGCAGGCTGGTCAAAACCGCTGGAATCAGCATCAGGGGGCAGGGAGCTGCCCGGCAGCCAGCGTACCGGCTGACCCTGCAGCGCCTGCAATCCGGCAACCACGCGTGCCTGGTAACTGACAAACCCGATCACCTGATTCAGCGTGACAATATCGGGTTCAGTCAGGCCGACCGCATCGAGGGCGGTGATCGCGCTCGCGTTGATAAGCTCAGGCTGCATCGCCAGCTGGCGGGCATACTGTGTGATCTGGGTCAGGCGATTATTACTCTCGCGTGAGGAGTCGGGCCCGGGCAATGGATTTAATCGGGCAGAGTAGTGATTACACAACCGCTGCACGCCCGCGACCTGCGCGACGGTTAGCGCAGTGCTGAGGCGATCGTAGAGCGTTAGTGTATGGGTGAGTGAGTTGTTGACGCGATCAGGAAAAAGCAGTTGTGCCAGATCGCGCGCGGCCAGCAGGGCCGGCTGATGCGTGCTCAGCAGTGACTGCACTACGGCGTTATCGGCGTAGCATCCCAGCAGAAAACGGTCATCAATGTGGGCAGCCTCTGGCACCAGCGGTGCGGCCTGAGCAATACGTGGACTGGTCTGGCTTTCATAAAACCAGTGGTTATGGCCCGGATAGCGGCGTTGTTCCATGATCAATCCTTTTGCAAAATCGGGTTCGGCATGCAGGCGGCAAAATCTGAAAATGTGCATAAACCGAAGGTCAGGCTTATCGTCGCTGATGGGCAGGCCGGGGCAAAAGAATGATCGGTGATAATTAATAGCGTTACGGTATAACGGGAGTGAAATCAGGCAGGAAGAGCGAGGCGGGGATAAAGAGAAGGGCGAGCCAGGCTCGCCCTTGCAGAACTTATTTCAGTTCCAGCTCGTTCATTGCAGCGATGCTAAAGCCGCCATCAACGTGTACCACTTCACCGGTGATGCCGCCAGCCAGATCAGAGCAGAGGAATGCTGCTGAGTTGCCGACATCTTCAATGGTGACAGTACGGCGAATCGGGGTGACCGCTTCGCAATGCGCCAGCATCTTACGGAAATCTTTGATGCCTGAAGCTGCCAGGGTGCGGATTGGACCCGCAGAAACGGCGTTAACACGCA is a genomic window containing:
- a CDS encoding CMD domain-containing protein, coding for MEQRRYPGHNHWFYESQTSPRIAQAAPLVPEAAHIDDRFLLGCYADNAVVQSLLSTHQPALLAARDLAQLLFPDRVNNSLTHTLTLYDRLSTALTVAQVAGVQRLCNHYSARLNPLPGPDSSRESNNRLTQITQYARQLAMQPELINASAITALDAVGLTEPDIVTLNQVIGFVSYQARVVAGLQALQGQPVRWLPGSSLPPDADSSGFDQPARWQPVLKPLELRYASAEQLAAVTRCQSLPGMQEAVWLLAHDPSALYGWAQLCQHLSQEDTLAEATAARILGSRWAFRLLDGNDILIEGVEETASKGEEQLIIALSVQLTRSPERFSAAHLQPLMEAGWEAEALFALIQRVALGNWNSRLFYALGEAK